The following are encoded in a window of Streptomyces sp. SAT1 genomic DNA:
- the iscB gene encoding RNA-guided endonuclease IscB — MSRDGQPLMPCHPARARELLRRGRAVVVRQAPFVIRLRDRALAESQVDGVELRIDPGSKGTGLVLTDEKRARATAGEDTAGTVRRGLISAELRHRGDRIRRSMRQRAAHRRRRRSANCRYRAPRRDNRARPPGWLPPSSRHRVDTTFSLAARMCRWAPVQEIHVEHVAFDTHSMSAGRRLAAAEHRHGALAGTGARALLHARWNGACAYCDTTSGPLNIDHVRPRSRGGSHRVSNLVLACVPCNTAKGSMPVELFLAHRPDRLAAVLEQTRAPLHDAAAMNATRRRLVEALTGLGPPVHTWPGGLTRGNRDAMGLGKTHTIDALCVGPLDQGCGGAIVRVPERVLVVEALGRGSYARTTPDRHGFPRLRRSRTKRHFGYVTGDLVRATVPSGKRAGTWTGRISVRARGQHSLVTPAGRFDVSCGNLRLLQRGDGYGWGARSEPVPSAPEKTG, encoded by the coding sequence CTGTCGCGGGACGGGCAGCCGCTCATGCCCTGCCATCCGGCCCGCGCCCGGGAGCTGCTGCGCCGGGGGCGGGCCGTGGTCGTCCGGCAGGCCCCCTTCGTCATCCGGCTCAGGGATCGCGCGCTCGCCGAGTCCCAGGTCGACGGGGTCGAACTGCGTATCGATCCCGGATCCAAGGGCACCGGCCTCGTCCTCACCGATGAGAAGAGGGCAAGGGCGACGGCGGGAGAAGACACCGCTGGCACCGTCCGGCGCGGACTGATCTCCGCCGAACTCCGGCACCGGGGCGACCGGATCCGCCGGTCCATGCGGCAGCGTGCCGCCCACCGGCGCCGACGGCGCTCGGCGAACTGCCGCTACCGGGCGCCCCGGCGGGACAACCGGGCCCGTCCGCCGGGGTGGCTCCCGCCCTCCTCGCGCCACCGCGTCGACACCACCTTCTCCCTGGCCGCCCGCATGTGCCGCTGGGCGCCCGTCCAGGAGATCCATGTGGAACACGTCGCCTTCGACACCCACTCCATGAGCGCGGGCAGGCGGCTCGCAGCGGCGGAGCACCGGCACGGAGCGCTCGCGGGGACCGGGGCACGCGCCCTGCTGCACGCCAGGTGGAACGGTGCCTGCGCCTACTGCGACACCACCTCGGGGCCCCTGAACATCGACCATGTCAGACCGAGGAGCCGAGGAGGCTCCCATCGGGTCTCCAACCTCGTGCTCGCCTGTGTCCCCTGCAACACGGCCAAGGGGAGCATGCCGGTCGAGCTCTTCCTCGCTCACCGCCCTGACCGCCTCGCGGCCGTCCTCGAACAGACCAGGGCGCCGCTGCACGACGCCGCGGCCATGAACGCGACCCGCCGGCGCCTCGTCGAGGCCCTGACCGGTCTCGGCCCGCCCGTCCACACCTGGCCGGGCGGGCTCACTCGTGGCAACCGCGACGCGATGGGACTCGGCAAGACCCACACGATCGACGCGCTGTGCGTCGGACCGCTGGACCAGGGGTGCGGTGGGGCGATCGTCCGTGTCCCGGAGCGGGTGCTCGTGGTCGAGGCCCTGGGACGCGGCTCCTACGCCCGTACGACTCCGGACCGCCACGGCTTCCCGCGTCTGCGCCGCTCCCGTACGAAGCGGCACTTCGGATACGTGACCGGTGACCTCGTGCGGGCCACCGTGCCGTCCGGGAAGCGGGCGGGGACGTGGACCGGCCGGATCTCCGTGCGGGCCAGGGGGCAGCACAGCCTGGTCACCCCGGCCGGACGGTTCGACGTCTCGTGCGGCAACCTGCGTCTCCTCCAGAGGGGCGACGGCTACGGCTGGGGCGCCCGGTCGGAACCGGTGCCGTCGGCCCCCGAAAAAACCGGTTGA
- a CDS encoding GNAT family N-acetyltransferase, producing the protein MLREWRHVHNAIVPPAALTLDEVRERAGRNRLENAYLGDTLVGCSTVRPPAGEDAVATVIARVLPGHRRTGIGTALYTRGLAHARVLGARAVETVVLAANEDGVRFAAARGFTETERYVLPDEHGEHGEHDEHGEHDVWLTLRLTAADTP; encoded by the coding sequence ATGCTCCGCGAGTGGCGGCACGTCCACAACGCGATCGTGCCCCCCGCCGCCCTCACCCTCGACGAGGTCCGCGAGCGCGCCGGACGCAACCGGCTGGAGAACGCCTACCTCGGCGACACCCTCGTGGGCTGCTCCACCGTCCGCCCGCCCGCCGGCGAGGACGCCGTCGCCACCGTCATCGCGCGCGTGCTCCCCGGCCACCGCCGCACGGGCATCGGCACCGCCCTGTACACCCGGGGCCTCGCCCACGCGCGCGTGCTCGGCGCGCGCGCCGTGGAGACCGTCGTCCTGGCCGCCAACGAGGACGGCGTACGCTTCGCCGCCGCCCGCGGCTTCACCGAGACCGAGCGGTACGTACTCCCCGACGAGCACGGCGAGCACGGCGAGCACGACGAGCACGGCGAGCACGACGTATGGCTGACGCTGCGCCTGACGGCGGCTGACACCCCCTGA
- a CDS encoding PAS domain-containing protein, with amino-acid sequence MSASRRRGATDELGPDEPDPRRDGSGTDDGPDRPGVPGGPDGSDLLAALLDGMDAALCAFDADGVVTHWNREAERILGWSSAEAVGRHGFAGWAVRSADAEEVERRLMSAMHATGRQVHEFALLTKDGGRVLVRTQSAAVRGPDGRPAGLYCAFSEVHAQIDLERSIALSEALFEDASWGVVLIDADLRPAVVNAHAAQALGTGRTTPLGRPLGELLSQGVEELESALTHVLAEGAPPAPAEIWVGVRGPEGERRRCWRSGFVRLASPLAEEPVPLGVAWLFVDVTESRRTEQEASLLRFRTNQLHRAARAAAECDNPLEAATVHLDFALAGFADHALVDRVRHPASGTGTPAPDDTDAPPAELVRAAATPTAGPGPSLLTGQAGLPVRYTEGHPALQCIQRTGSVRATVGTAPADQARLWAQARQWPADTVHALCAVLRSRGRTLGVVTFLRTTGRAPFERADSAHAEDIAARIATALDLAGLLERPDGL; translated from the coding sequence GTGAGTGCTTCCCGGCGTAGAGGAGCCACCGACGAACTGGGACCGGACGAGCCCGATCCCCGACGGGACGGCTCCGGGACCGACGACGGCCCCGACAGGCCCGGTGTCCCCGGCGGACCCGACGGCTCCGACCTGCTCGCCGCCCTCCTCGACGGCATGGACGCCGCCCTGTGCGCCTTCGACGCGGACGGCGTGGTCACCCACTGGAACCGCGAGGCCGAACGCATCCTCGGCTGGAGCAGCGCCGAGGCCGTCGGCCGGCACGGCTTCGCCGGCTGGGCCGTACGCAGCGCCGACGCCGAGGAGGTCGAACGGCGGCTGATGTCCGCCATGCACGCCACCGGACGGCAGGTCCACGAGTTCGCCCTGCTCACCAAGGACGGCGGACGCGTCCTCGTACGCACCCAGTCCGCCGCCGTGCGCGGCCCCGACGGCAGGCCCGCCGGCCTGTACTGCGCCTTCAGCGAGGTGCACGCCCAGATCGACCTGGAACGCTCCATCGCCCTGAGCGAGGCCCTCTTCGAGGACGCCTCCTGGGGCGTCGTCCTCATCGACGCCGACCTGCGCCCCGCCGTCGTCAACGCGCACGCCGCCCAGGCCCTCGGCACCGGCCGCACCACCCCCCTCGGCCGCCCCCTGGGCGAACTCCTCTCCCAGGGCGTCGAGGAACTGGAGAGCGCCCTCACCCACGTCCTGGCGGAGGGGGCACCCCCCGCACCCGCCGAGATCTGGGTGGGCGTACGCGGCCCCGAGGGCGAACGGCGCCGCTGCTGGCGCAGCGGCTTCGTCCGGCTCGCCTCACCCCTCGCCGAGGAACCCGTCCCGCTCGGCGTCGCCTGGCTCTTCGTCGACGTCACCGAATCCCGGCGCACCGAACAGGAAGCCTCCCTGCTGCGCTTCCGCACCAACCAGCTGCACCGCGCCGCCCGCGCCGCCGCCGAGTGCGACAACCCGCTGGAGGCCGCCACCGTCCACCTCGACTTCGCCCTCGCGGGCTTCGCCGACCACGCCCTCGTCGACCGCGTACGCCACCCCGCGTCCGGCACCGGCACCCCGGCACCGGACGACACCGACGCGCCACCGGCCGAACTGGTCCGCGCCGCCGCCACCCCCACCGCAGGACCCGGCCCCAGCCTGCTCACCGGCCAGGCCGGACTCCCCGTCCGCTACACCGAGGGCCACCCCGCCCTCCAGTGCATCCAGCGCACCGGCTCGGTACGCGCCACCGTCGGCACCGCACCGGCCGACCAGGCCCGCCTCTGGGCCCAGGCCCGGCAGTGGCCCGCCGACACCGTCCACGCCCTGTGCGCGGTCCTCCGCAGCCGCGGCCGCACCCTCGGCGTCGTCACCTTCCTGCGCACCACGGGCCGAGCCCCCTTCGAACGCGCCGACTCGGCCCACGCCGAGGACATCGCCGCCCGCATCGCGACCGCCCTGGACCTGGCGGGTCTGCTGGAGCGTCCCGACGGCTTGTGA